The DNA sequence CGCTGGTCAACATCTATAAAGAGTTGAAACGTGACCTGAACATCGACATTCCCAACCATGGCTATCTGCAGAGCTGGGCCGATCAGGGCGTGTTGATGCTCAACACCACCATGACCGTCGAGCGCGCCAACGCCAATGCGCACAAGGACAAGGGCTGGCAGTTCTTCACGGACCGGATCATTGAGGTGGTCAGCCAGCAGCAACCGCATCTGGTGTTCATGCTCTGGGGCGCTCATGCGCAGAGTAAACAGAAGCTGATCGATGCCACCAAACATCTGGTGCTGACGTCGGTGCACCCGTCGCCGCTGTCGGCCTATCGCGGTTTCCTCGGTTGTGGGCACTTCAGTCGCACCAACAAATTTCTGGAGCAGAACGGCGAAGCGCCGATCGAGTGGCGCCTTCCACCGATTTGATGTGGCTCTGTAGGGCCCCATCGCTGGCAAGTCGAGTCGTCGCACCGCAGCTCCCACAGGTTTTGTGGATGCCACAA is a window from the Pseudomonas gozinkensis genome containing:
- the ung gene encoding uracil-DNA glycosylase produces the protein MTADDRIKLEPSWKEALRAEFDQPYMAELRTFLQQERAAGKEIYPPGPMIFNALNSTPLDKVKVVILGQDPYHGPGQAHGLCFSVQPGVPAPPSLVNIYKELKRDLNIDIPNHGYLQSWADQGVLMLNTTMTVERANANAHKDKGWQFFTDRIIEVVSQQQPHLVFMLWGAHAQSKQKLIDATKHLVLTSVHPSPLSAYRGFLGCGHFSRTNKFLEQNGEAPIEWRLPPI